One region of Camelina sativa cultivar DH55 chromosome 6, Cs, whole genome shotgun sequence genomic DNA includes:
- the LOC104790610 gene encoding uncharacterized protein LOC104790610, producing MEQGHGEVKMRVAFVLIDGLGDVSIPKLGYKTPLQAANIPNLDAIASAGINGLMDPVEVGLGCGSDTAHLSLMGYDPRVYYRGRGAFESMGAGLAMSPGDIAFKSNFATLDETSGIVVSRRADRHFEEEGPILCAALDGMKLPSFPEYEVRVRYATEHRCGVVVKGPRLSGNISGTDPLKDNRLLLQAKPLDESEEANHTAKVVNELSREISRILVSHPINAERAAQGKNIANLVLLRGCGIRIEVPPFQEKHGLWPCMVAPTKIIAGLGMSLGIDILEAPGATGDYRTLLTSKATAIANALSAPMNPCPNVFVPGEDGHKPGRSDGYDFGFLHIKAIDDAGHDKATMFKVRGLEAVDKAIRQLAKLLWQAESCTNYQYFLCVTGDHSTPVEYGDHSFEPVPFTMCRLRDFVNAVGGESVLLETSLDPFPLPTVVESGEVVTGKEEDSGSREALPAIGGDSVAELNETAAARGCLGRFHGGEMMGVITKFLKLEV from the exons ATGGAACAAGGTCACGGAGAAGTGAAAATGAGAGTAGCTTTTGTCCTAATCGATGGTTTAGGAGATGTATCAATACCAAAATTAGGTTACAAAACTCCATTACAGGCAGCAAATATACCTAATCTAGATGCAATTGCATCAGCTGGGATCAATGGTTTGATGGATCCAGTTGAAGTTGGATTAGGATGTGGTAGTGACACAGCTCATCTCTCTCTCATGGGTTATGACCCAAGGGTTTATTACAGAGGTCGTGGTGCGTTTGAGTCTATGGGTGCTGGATTAGCAATGTCACCAGGTGATATAGCTTTCAAG TCTAATTTTGCAACTTTGGATGAGACATCTGGGATTGTTGTTAGTAGGAGAGCTGATCGACATTTCGAAGAAGAAGGTCCTATACTTTGTGCAGCTCTTGATGGCATGAAACTTCCATCTTTCCCTGAGTATGAAGTGAGAGTCAG ATATGCAACGGAACATAGATGTGGTGTGGTTGTAAAAGGGCCAAGACTTAGTGGGAATATATCTGGAACAGACCCACTGAAAGATAACCGTTTGCTTCTTCAGGCTAAACCTTTGGATGAATCAGAAGAAGCCAATCACACTGCTAAAGTAGTTAACGAGTTATCCAGGGAGATATCACGCATTCTTGTTTCCCACCCGATTAATGCAGAGAGAGCTGCACAAGGCAAGAATATTGCCAATCTCGTCCTTTTACGAGGCTGTGGTATTCGAATCGAG GTACCTCCTTTCCAAGAGAAGCACGGCTTGTGGCCGTGTATGGTAGCACCAACAAAGATTATAGCAGGACTTGGTATGTCTCTTGGTATTGATATTCTAGAAGCTCCAGGAGCCACTGGAGATTACCGGACGCTTCTGACATCGAAAGCAACTGCTATAGCCAATGCGCTCTCAGCTCCAATGAATCCCTGCCCTAATGTCTTTGTACCGGGAGAGGACGGGCACAAACCAGGAAGGTCAGATGGTTATGATTTCGGGTTCCTTCACATAAAG GCTATAGACGATGCTGGCCATGACAAGGCGACAATGTTCAAAGTTCGAGGTTTAGAAGCTGTGGATAAGGCGATACGTCAGCTTGCTAAGCTTCTATGGCAAGCTGAGTCTTGTACAAATTACCAGTATTTCTTATGTGTGACTGGTGATCATTCTACTCCTGTTGAGTATGGAGACCACAGCTTCGAGCCTGTCCCATTCACAATGTGCCGATTAAGAGACTTTGTGAACGCAGTTGGAGGAGAATCAGTTCTATTAGAGACGTCTTTGGACCCTTTTCCACTTCCAACGGTTGTGGAATCAGGTGAAGTTGTCAccggaaaagaagaagacagtgGGAGTAGGGAAGCTCTTCCAGCAATTGGTGGAGATTCAGTTGCAGAGCTGAATGAGACTGCAGCTGCAAGAGGATGTCTTGGCCGTTTCCATGGCGGTGAAATGATGGGAGTCATCACTAAGTTTCTTAAACTAGAGGTATGA
- the LOC109133477 gene encoding ABC transporter G family member 38-like: protein MVMAVSPNQEIASILNGIISTSWNVFSGFAIPRPRMPLWLRWFTYVCPGWWGLYGATIAQYGDVETQLDTGEKVVEFMKNYYGYEYSFLWVVSLALIAFSLFFVIIYAFSVKTLNFQKR from the exons ATGGTCATGGCCGTAAGTCCTAATCAAGAAATCGCTTCGATACTCAATGGTATCATATCCACATCATGGAACGTCTTTTCAGGATTTGCCATTCCTCGCCCA AGAATGCCGCTATGGTTAAGATGGTTCACTTACGTGTGTCCAGGGTGGTGGGGACTGTACGGAGCGACAATAGCTCAATACGGGGATGTAGAGACTCAGCTCGATACGGGTGAGAAGGTTGTTGAGTTCATGAAAAATTATTATGGTTACGAATACAGTTTCTTGTGGGTTGTTTCACTTGCCCTCAttgctttctctttgttttttgtaattatttatgCTTTCTCTGTTAAGACTCTCAATTTCCAGAAGAGATGA